A window of Bacillus sp. DX3.1 genomic DNA:
AAATAAAGTAAAAGGTGCATTTGCCTATTTGTTACTAACAGGAAACGAAATGATTGTTGCATTAGATCCAAACGGATTCCGTCCTCTTTCAATCGGAAAAATGGGGGATGCATATGTCGTAGCATCTGAAACATGTGCTTTCGATGTAGTTGGTGCAACCTATATTCGTGATGTAGAGCCTGGAGAATTACTTATCATTAATGATGAGGGCATCCAGGTAGATCGTTTTACAAATGAAGTAGATCACGCAATTTGTAGCATGGAGTACATTTACTTTGCTCGTCCTGATTCTAATATTGCTGGTATAAATGTCCATGCAGCACGTAAAAATATGGGGAAAACTTTAGCGAAAGAGGCTCCGATTGAAGCGGATGTTGTAACAGGTGTACCGGATTCTAGTATTTCCGCGGCAATCGGTTATGCAGAAGCAACAGGAATTCCATATGAACTAGGACTTATTAAAAATCGTTATGTCGGACGTACCTTTATTCAACCTTCTCAGGAATTGCGTGAGCAAGGGGTAAAAATGAAGCTCTCAGCAGTACGAGGTGTTGTAGAGGGAAAACGTGTAGTGATGATCGATGATTCCATTGTACGTGGTACAACAAGTAGACGAATTGTTCGTTTACTTCGAGAAGCGGGAGCAACAGAAGTACATGTACGAATTGCTTCACCACCACTTAAATATCCATGTTTTTATGGAATTGATATTCAAACGAGAAAAGAATTAATTGCAGCAAACAATTCGGTGGAAGAAATACGTCAAATCATCGGCGCAGATTCCTTAACGTTTTTAAGTGAAGATGGCTTAGTAGATGCAATTGGACGTCCATATGAAGGGAAATACGGCGGTCTATGTATGGCTTACTTTAATGGAGATTATCCAACGGCCCTTTATGATTATGAACAAGAGCTTTTAGAGAGTATGAAATAAGAAAGCATAAAGGCTTCTACCACACGCTGTGTAGAAGCTAGCTTTTTTCTTGAAACATACAGTGCTGATAATAAGAGAAAGTATGGGGTCTTACTGCCCGCTTGGGTGGGAGAAATTAAAAGACGAGGTGTATATAAACGATGGCGAATGCATATAAGCAAGCAGGAGTAGATATTGAAGCTGGATATGAAGCGGTATCTCGCATGAAAAAACACGTGCAAACAACAATGAGAAAAGAAGTACTAGGCGGTCTAGGCGGTTTTGGAGGTATGTTTGATCTATCAAAATTTGCACTTAAAGAGCCGGTACTAGTATCTGGAACAGACGGCGTGGGAACAAAATTGATGCTCGCTTTTATGATGGATCGACATGACACAATTGGCATTGATGCAGTTGCAATGTGTGTGAATGATATTGTTGTCCAAGGAGCAGAACCGCTTTTCTTCCTTGACTATATTGCTTGTGGTAAAGCAGAACCTAGTAAAATTGAAAACATCGTCAAAGGAATATCAGAAGGATGTCGTCAAGCTGGCTGTGCACTAATTGGTGGAGAAACAGCAGAGATGCCAGGCATGTATTCACAAGAAGAATATGATTTAGCTGGTTTTACAGTTGGTATTGTTGATAAAAAGAAGATTGTTACAGGTGGATCTATTGAAGCGGGTCATGTATTAATCGGATTAGCATCTAGCGGTATTCATAGTAATGGTTATTCTCTAGTACGAAAAGTGTTGTTAGAAGATGGACAGCTTTCTTTAGATAGTATACATGGTCGTTTGGAGCTACCTCTTGGTGAAGAGTTATTAAAACCAACGAAAATTTATGTCAAACCTATTTTAGAACTATTGAAGAAATTTGAAGTGTACGGCATGGCACATATTACTGGCGGCGGTTTTATTGAAAATATTCCACGCATGTTGCCAGAAGGAATTGGGGCAGAGATTGAGCTAGGTTCTTGGGGAATTCAGCCGATTTTCAGCTTACTTCAAGAGGTTGGACAGCTAGAAGAACAAGAAATGTTCAATATTTTTAACATGGGTATTGGTATGGTAGTAGCAGTGAAGGAAGAAGATGCACAATCTGCGATTAAACTTCTAGAAGAACAAGGAGAAAAAGCGCATATCATCGGAAAAACTGTACAAGGATCAGGTGTTACATTTCATGGAGGAGCTGGACTATGAGTAGATTGGCAGTCTTTGCTTCTGGAAGCGGTTCTAACTTTCAAGCGCTGATTAATGCAGTGGAAGAAAAAAGACTAGATGCTGATATCAGTTTACTAGTATGTGATCAGCCTGAGGCACGTGTTGTTGGACGAGCGCATTATCATCATGTTCCTTGCTTTGCTTTCTCACCGAAAAAATATGAGTCAAAAGAAGTATTTGAACAAGAGATATTAAAGAAATTACAAGAATATGAGATTGATTGTATCATTTTAGCTGGTTATATGCGTCTAATTGGTCCGACTTTACTGGAGGCATACGGTGGAAAAATCATCAACATTCATCCGTCATTATTACCGAGTTTTCCAGGGAAAGATGCTGTCGGTCAAGCGCTAGAAGCAGGTGTGAAAGTAACAGGAGTGACTATTCATTACGTGGATGCAGGTATGGATACAGGACCAATTATTGCACAAGAATCCGTAACTGTTTCTGAAACGGATACAAGAGAGAGTTTACAAAAGAAGATTCAAAGCGTTGAGCATAGATTGTACGTAGATACGGTGAACGAAATCGTTCAATCTATGGAAAAGCCGACTGTTAAATAACATTCAACTAGGGGTGAAGGATAAATGAAAAAGCGTGCATTAGTAAGTGTTTCAAATAAAGCTGGAATTGTAGAATTTGTAAAAGGGTTACTTGAGCAAGGAATTGAAGTTATTTCAACAGGCGGAACGAAAAAATTATTAGAAGAAAATGGTTTACAGGTCATTGGAATTTCTGAAGTAACAGGTTTCCCGGAAATTATGGATGGCCGTGTAAAAACATTACATCCAAACATTCATGGTGGCCTGCTTGCAGTACGTGATAATGATACACATGTAGCGCAAATGAATGAATTAGGTATTCAGCCAATCGATTTTGTTGTTGTAAACTTATATCCATTTAAAGAAACGATTACGAAGCCAGACGTGACGTTTGCAGATGCAATTGAAAACATTGATATCGGCGGCCCAACAATGATCCGTTCCGCTGCAAAAAACCATAAATTCGTATCAGTTATTGTTGATCCAGTAGACTATGATGTTGTATTAGCTGAGTTAAAAGAACATGGTGAAGTTGCAGTTGAAACAAAACGTAAATTAGCAGCAAAAGTATTCCGTCATACAGCAGCATATGATGCATTAATCTCAAACTACTTAACAGAACAAATGGGAGAAGAAAGCCCAGAAACACTGACGGTTACGTTTGAGAAAAAACAAGATTTACGTTACGGCGAAAATCCACATCAAAAAGCAACATTTTATAAAGCGCCGTTTGCAGCAACTTCTTCTGTTGCATATGCAGAACAATTACATGGAAAAGAGTTATCTTACAATAATATTAACGATGCAGATGCAGCGCTTAGCATTGTCAAAGAATTTACAGAACCAGCAGTTGTAGCAGTGAAACATATGAATCCATGCGGCGTTGGTGTTGGTGCTGATATTCATGAAGCATATACACGTGCTTATGAAGCTGATCCAGTATCAATCTTTGGCGGTATCATTGCGGCCAATCGTGAAATTGATAAAGCAACAGCAGAAAAGCTACATGAAATTTTCTTAGAAATCATCATTGCACCTTCCTTCTCAAAAGAAGCGTTAGAAGTGTTGAAAAGTAAGAAAAACTTACGTCTTTTAACTGTAAATATTGAAAAAGCAGTATCAGCAAGTAAAAAGCTAACTTCTGTACAAGGTGGTCTCCTTGTTCAAGAAGAAGATACATTATCATTAGATGAAGATACAATCACGATTCCAACAAAACGTGAACCAACAGAGCAAGAATGGGACGATTTAAAATTAGCTTGGAAAGTTGTAAAACACGTGAAATCGAACGCAATTGTATTAACGAAAGATAATATGACAGTTGGTGTTGGTGCAGGGCAAATGAACCGTGTTGGCTCTGCGAAAATTGCAATTACACAAGCTGGCGACAAAGCACAAGGAAGTGCACTTGCATCTGATGCATTTTTCCCAATGCCAGATACGGTGGAAGAAGCAGCAAAAGCAGGTGTAACAGCGATTATTCAACCAGGTGGATCGATTCGCGACGAAGATTCTATTAAAAAAGCAGACGAGTTTGGCATTGCGATGGTGTTCACTGGCGTACGTCATTTCAAACATTAATAGAGGGAGTTTAAAAAGTCCGGTCAAGATAACCTTCGCATTTCTTCGTTGCATTGCCAGTCCGGTACTCATGTAGTTCCAGCTACACTCCGTGTCCTCCTGGCTGCAGCGCCTCGAACTGCTCGGTTCTCTTGATCCTCCTTTTTAAACTTGTATTAATAGAGGATGTTCAAAAAGTCCGGTAAAG
This region includes:
- the purF gene encoding amidophosphoribosyltransferase, which codes for MLAEIKGLNEECGVFGIWGHENAAQVTYYGLHSLQHRGQEGAGIVVNNGEKIVGHKGLGLVSEVFSHGELDGLNGKSAIGHVRYATAGGNEVANVQPLLFRFSDHSMALAHNGNLINAKMLRRELEAEGSIFQTSSDTEVLLHLIKRNTKGSLIESVKDALNKVKGAFAYLLLTGNEMIVALDPNGFRPLSIGKMGDAYVVASETCAFDVVGATYIRDVEPGELLIINDEGIQVDRFTNEVDHAICSMEYIYFARPDSNIAGINVHAARKNMGKTLAKEAPIEADVVTGVPDSSISAAIGYAEATGIPYELGLIKNRYVGRTFIQPSQELREQGVKMKLSAVRGVVEGKRVVMIDDSIVRGTTSRRIVRLLREAGATEVHVRIASPPLKYPCFYGIDIQTRKELIAANNSVEEIRQIIGADSLTFLSEDGLVDAIGRPYEGKYGGLCMAYFNGDYPTALYDYEQELLESMK
- the purM gene encoding phosphoribosylformylglycinamidine cyclo-ligase, whose product is MANAYKQAGVDIEAGYEAVSRMKKHVQTTMRKEVLGGLGGFGGMFDLSKFALKEPVLVSGTDGVGTKLMLAFMMDRHDTIGIDAVAMCVNDIVVQGAEPLFFLDYIACGKAEPSKIENIVKGISEGCRQAGCALIGGETAEMPGMYSQEEYDLAGFTVGIVDKKKIVTGGSIEAGHVLIGLASSGIHSNGYSLVRKVLLEDGQLSLDSIHGRLELPLGEELLKPTKIYVKPILELLKKFEVYGMAHITGGGFIENIPRMLPEGIGAEIELGSWGIQPIFSLLQEVGQLEEQEMFNIFNMGIGMVVAVKEEDAQSAIKLLEEQGEKAHIIGKTVQGSGVTFHGGAGL
- the purN gene encoding phosphoribosylglycinamide formyltransferase, which gives rise to MSRLAVFASGSGSNFQALINAVEEKRLDADISLLVCDQPEARVVGRAHYHHVPCFAFSPKKYESKEVFEQEILKKLQEYEIDCIILAGYMRLIGPTLLEAYGGKIINIHPSLLPSFPGKDAVGQALEAGVKVTGVTIHYVDAGMDTGPIIAQESVTVSETDTRESLQKKIQSVEHRLYVDTVNEIVQSMEKPTVK
- the purH gene encoding bifunctional phosphoribosylaminoimidazolecarboxamide formyltransferase/IMP cyclohydrolase, coding for MKKRALVSVSNKAGIVEFVKGLLEQGIEVISTGGTKKLLEENGLQVIGISEVTGFPEIMDGRVKTLHPNIHGGLLAVRDNDTHVAQMNELGIQPIDFVVVNLYPFKETITKPDVTFADAIENIDIGGPTMIRSAAKNHKFVSVIVDPVDYDVVLAELKEHGEVAVETKRKLAAKVFRHTAAYDALISNYLTEQMGEESPETLTVTFEKKQDLRYGENPHQKATFYKAPFAATSSVAYAEQLHGKELSYNNINDADAALSIVKEFTEPAVVAVKHMNPCGVGVGADIHEAYTRAYEADPVSIFGGIIAANREIDKATAEKLHEIFLEIIIAPSFSKEALEVLKSKKNLRLLTVNIEKAVSASKKLTSVQGGLLVQEEDTLSLDEDTITIPTKREPTEQEWDDLKLAWKVVKHVKSNAIVLTKDNMTVGVGAGQMNRVGSAKIAITQAGDKAQGSALASDAFFPMPDTVEEAAKAGVTAIIQPGGSIRDEDSIKKADEFGIAMVFTGVRHFKH